From the Lactuca sativa cultivar Salinas chromosome 9, Lsat_Salinas_v11, whole genome shotgun sequence genome, the window AATTGAGATTTTCGTATaactggtttttttttttttttttttttttttttttgataaaaataaacttaaatattgaaaaaaaaaaagacgaaGCGAGTTTTATTCGAAAAAATAGTCTATGttttatatatcaatatggatctTTATAGAAAGAGGACGGAAATTCATGAacggtatattcggttttttttcgataaaaaacatgtcttaattttttttttaaggaAAACAAGAGGTGCGTTTTGGTAAAAAGGTGGGTTTATGGTATAATTTAGTGTATGTGCATGTAATATACAAGTGTATATCATTCTTTGGCGCTTGATTATTATGAGTTATGACGATTACGATTGGTTCGTTGGTTATTTGTTAGTAATGGTTGTTTATTGAACctcaccttttatatatatatatatatatatatatatatatatatatatatatatatatatatatatatatatatatatatatatatatatatataattttgtaaTTTTTCTAATGTCTAACTGGacattatttattatttgttttaattaatatattttaataaactGAATTAAACTAATTATATTGGCTttagtaataaaaaaaatatcatattgccatgtgatataaataaaaaaaacttatatttaaTAAATATAGATTGAGTTGATATCCACttgagaagaaaaaaaaaatgtaaaagtcaAACACATAACTTTCAATCACTCTCCTTTGAAAGTTTCAATCAACTTGGTTTCGCCGCTATATATATTTCTTTCCTTTTACACCGTTTTTCACAATCCATACATGCAAACCATCGACCGATTCAGTCAAAAAGAAGAAAGTTCCTAACGGATCTAATCAGATATCTGTTTCAATATCTAAGAAACAAGAAAAAGATCATGAGAAGCAAAGCGACATCTCAAAGGAAACCAATAACAATTGTTTGGATCATCAAGACGCCAATAAGAGCTCTATGTAAAGCCAAAGATATTTACATTAAAGGCATCACCAATTTCAGCAACACATATAGTCGCCCTGTGATGATCCTTGAAGAGGCTAATCGTACAACCATGCAGCTTCCCCGGAGTTTCAGCACCACCATGCTACCTGACGATCACAGTCGCCATCAACAGCCGGAAGAACTAGTCAGGGCTAATTCCACCAGCAACACTCACATTAGTATGGCCGATCTCGAACGCTACATGATACACAAGCAAAACCACCGATTACAACCATGTGCCTCAAGGAAAGGTGTGCCCAGAAGTTGCAGTGTTGGGATGGGGAGAATCGATGAAGATAGGGCCTCGTCTTTCAGAGACGACTGTGTACTGTTAAAAAATAAGGTCGTTGTTAAGGTTAAAAATTCAAGACTTTCTAGTAATTGCAGTTAATTATGCTCGTGTGATGCACCTCAATATTAGAACCCACTTTATGTTGAAGTGTTTAACTCTTGTTATTTTGGTCTCCTTTAAAGTTAATGCACGAATTTATGTGAAAAAGGGGATATGGGACGAGTCGTGTTATGCTGTTTTGTTTAGAATGAATTTGATTGTTTATGCAAATAAAATTATTGTATTATTCAAGAGATCCAGGGATCTAGCTGTATATCTTCATAGCGTTGAATCGTGGGATTCCacatctttaaaaaaaaaaaaaaaaaaaaaaaaaaaaagccagaTCTTGAAGTATAGTTGAAATAGATAAAATACAGATAAGGTTCAACAGAGAGGCTACCACATCGTTCACAAGAAAAATTAAAATAGTTTAAGTTGACTTTCATTAACTACTACAAAAAACTTTATATGACCCGCTTAAATCAATTATAGGACCCGGTTTTAAAACCGGATTCTTTTATACTTAAAAGAACATAGTTTTAATGAGAAAATCGGGATGGGTatgttgtttttggtttttaggtCCAACCGAAACCAAGCCGTTGGTAGCGGTTTTTGTTAAGCAAAAACCGAGCCGAACCGTTGAAATTTTAAAACCGAACCAAACAAACCATTACTAACGGTTTGGTTTTATAGTTTGCGCTTTTTAGGCCCATTTTAATCGAGTTCACTAGACtaatttagtaaaaaaaaaatgcACTATTGGAGTTATTAAATTTGGTAAAATTTTCCGAAATATTGTTAAAAAAACTTGCAATATTAAAGCTgtcaaaacaacaaaaaatttATCTAATATTGTTAGAAAAAATGCAATATTAAAGCTGTCACAGCTAAAAAAAACTTGCCAAAACAGTAAATAAAAAGTAATaaattaaaacatcaaatattgttTCATTACATCAAACGTTAGACTAATACACGCAACCTACTAAGCTGTCCAAAACAGCCAAATTGTTGTTCAAAAAACATAATCACCAAGCTCAGTTCCAAATGCTATCGACTTCCAAAATGTTATCCAATTCATAAGCTTTTGCTATCCAAAAAAGTCCATATTAAAACATCATACCAAAAACTCAATATAAAGCAATGAGAAAAAATGTACCTTTCAATCGATATTGTGGGTGCAAATATTAAGTTTGAAAAATCTTAAATACAagttatattttgttataaataatgACTAAGAGAAAATATataacttttgaaatttgaaaactTACCATtttcaattccttcaaggtcTTCAATTTCTTTGAACAAGATTGACTTAGTTGTGGTCGGTATCATTTACTTTGGCTTTttttcttattctttttttttcactcatgTTAGAGTTTTCTTTTACTAATGTTTTACTTTCAAATTGCcatcatatcataatataaaaGCTTTTCTTTATGTTCATTGAGATTATCAATAAGTATAACACTATCAATAAGAATAACACATAAAACTCCAACATAACACACATACAACATAGACAACTTTGAATGAACTATACTTGTAATTGAGAGGTTTTTATATTGAGTTAGTTTCTTCTGATAGCTTAACTATTTTCTGATAaactaaaaaaatgaaaacaatatTAATGAATTACCATATTTGTTGTACTCATGTCTGGCTTTATCTAAACTTTGACTTCCTTACAACCAAAACACTTTTATCTGCAATTTGGTTAAAGGGTATTATTAGCATAAAGATGACCAATAAATGAACGGATCTTTTAAGAATGAAACAAAGAGAAAAAGTCAATACCATACAAAAGTTATATCTCATAAAGGGGTTCAGCAGTCCAAGAAGTGATATTTAATCAGAATCACTTGGAAGCTATAATACAAAGcagaaaataaattaaaaataagcaATTGTATGTTTCCAAAAACTAAGAACCAACTAGTGATCAACACAAAGAACAagccaaaataataaaaaaagaagGACTAGAAGCAAGAACGATCCAAATTGCACACTTTTATATTGGCTGCAAACGTCAGGTACAATGGACTCGAAACACACACATACGACTGTAAACATATTTGCTGTAACACTAGCCAAAATAGgtaaataacaatcacatgtgattatgctaatcatgtaatgtgataaatgtgctatgtatttcatgataaattgtaatacaaatatgaactttctttatgatacaactcaaagtatacttccatacgattccaaaaatatagagaacgtctgaatctgacgtcgcatgaagaagttatgataaactgaacactataaatctctatattaagaggaatttaaaatagagttagaattagctatttaagTCTAAAAGAGACTTGTAatactcgtaaatacctacgcgtgcatataaagaatgtcaaaaacgaagttcgtatgcaaaagttatggccttccgaagattcagctttcagaaaccctaagctaactaaactcacgacgtgaacaagggcTTATTCACGATAAGAGGAGTCATTTTGCcacatttcaaaatctaaaaggtGTGACGAGGGTGCGAGGGGATAGGATCCAAACTCATGACGTGAACAAGGAGtttttcacgacgtgaggagtcacatggccaccttccgaagctagggacgcaaatggcaagtctacggggtGATCATGCAAGACTTACGACGTGAGAGTCCAaaatccttactataaatagcaggtctGACTTCAGCTATTCCTTACACCATTTCCTTATATCCTCTCTCCTTTGCTGAAGccatcttgcatcccgagccGTGACGATCTCGCACGCTGACCGTATTGCTTAGAcaacataaaatcacgctactagggtgagtttcacagCCCCAGTTTCTAATATTTctggggaaaacgcatgctatttattgtatatatatatatatgtatatatatatatatatatatatatatatatatatatatatatatatatatatgttattattatgtttatatgatagtatatagttatGATAATCGAGATATGATTGTTCTATATATAACATTTTGAATACATACAACTATTATTAACTTATCAgtatgttaatttactaatgtagatcttgagttatacttaggattctacatATATGTTGTGTGCAATATAATACCGAAGTAATATTCGAAAGTTCTAAatgttaagttatatagtatgttgctattaatagttttatgtcaagataaaactggatatgttatatgttgttattattcgttttatgtcaagataaaactggatatgttatatgttgttattgttagttttatgtcaagataaaactcgatatgttatatgttgttattgttagttttatgtcaagataaaacttggtattgttattgatagttttatgtcaagactagaaacgttatatgctgttattattggttttagatcaagataaaacctggttttacttcaagatatagctgttatactgcctaaatattatgaagttaggagtaatgtttaaaagcatagtttAGTAAcatagggttttagacatgaagatgcttttgttgttagagctataggaagccgtcaaagtctacatgagtaattgtattcatcaactaagattggggatcttagcggaaatcctccaaactgtaaccgttaatcccgtgtgagcgaggaagtcgtgtataattagtatacgggctgaccaccccacttgtgactgttagctacagtcaaccaaaaacaagtgatgaactatccttttatttgttattattctgGCGTCGATGAAGTgtacggtgttgtttctcatggtaaatcatgagtgtgttctatcagaggtattatgtcatagcagcggttacaggctcatggtagcaaattgttagaaacattataccttgtcgtgtacaagtattaatgttaagtataagttttcccctacttataccttaagattaagaaatgtttaggtataacacttaattgataagtatactATTATACCTAATGTTGGAAGAGTCAaattgatactttcaaaactatacttttgaatgtgtaaaaatgtattattttatggagtcaaaacctgtggactcaccaactttatgttgacgtatttttaaaatgcatgtgtttttaggaacttgaaaagctggtatgtatccgaacaggagaagttttactattatctttctATTTATTAAGAAGTATGTCATAGTGGGATATTATCTAATAAATACTAggaaacaataatgtaactttcaatcatcaataaaggtatgtattttctttagtattgttcaatgtatgttatataactatgatacgaaaaatgacgttacactacccggtgtttccgccgacggccggggtgtgacagattggtatcagagctattaactatagtgaactagtactttcttaggaaagcatGTCTATAGTTTAGGACTTACTCTATTAGGTTTAGTTATATCCCTTAGCctataaataaaaagtattattaattatact encodes:
- the LOC111905170 gene encoding uncharacterized protein LOC111905170, whose protein sequence is MRSKATSQRKPITIVWIIKTPIRALCKAKDIYIKGITNFSNTYSRPVMILEEANRTTMQLPRSFSTTMLPDDHSRHQQPEELVRANSTSNTHISMADLERYMIHKQNHRLQPCASRKGVPRSCSVGMGRIDEDRASSFRDDCVLLKNKVVVKVKNSRLSSNCS